GAGGAAATGACGAAAATAGACAGGTTATGTACAACTATAAATCCTGATAGTTAAAGCCATCATAACTATAGACAACTTTCACTGGTTTGGTGTGGCTCACCTCTGGGTCATCTGCCCAACCCCAAGACAGCAAGTTGCCTGGTGAAAGAACATGAATACAGCCATGGTCAAAGCCAAGAGAAGCTGAACCAATCCAGACACCCACAGAAATGCTATCGTCACCCAAGGCAAGTGACTGAAACTAAGGAGAATGAGTGTTGTAGTAACTCACAACTGCAGAGGGAACTTCTACTCAACtagacagatttttttctttgattcctaTCTTCGCAGTGGAAGTTACTAGCCAGTTTGTATACTATTCTTGATTTGCCTTCTGTATTTGCATTTTAGTCACCTGCTGTAGTTGAAGAGGGTCTACTGACACAAGTCTGTGAGCGCCTAGCACTCCCAGTCcatgttcattgaaaaaaatgcacAGTGATTTGTTTCCCATATAAAATCATGCAGCTTATGTACATTGTCTCCATCTTGAGTGGTTCTGTATCTAACATTGTAGAAATGTAGGGAAAGGACCcataggaagaaaatgaaaaatggaatatCATTTGCGTGGGTAGTTATGACTCCAAGAATTGGTTTGGTAAAGAGGAAGATACATATTAGagaatttgtttataaaaatgcatttatatttagaaaaatgctgTTTTTGAAATAGTAAATATCTTTTATAATCAAGTTAATGAGACAAAATGAGATAGCCTAAGTATTTCTGTCcctataatataaagaaaaaaagaacaatttcacTTAAGCATATGATGGGACAAGCAGGGACTACGTAATTGTTATTCATGCAGAAGTTAAGATAATGTTATAATCAACTAATGACTTGAATCGAAGTTAAAAGTTACATACAGAAGTTTGTACTGTTTGCTGTTCAGTAGACtgtttaataataacaatttggtaattatttttaaactttgaaatcatgatttaaaatttttaaagttgttgtCTGTCTATATGAACTAAACTGGGAAAATGAACActctcccccaaattcattttaCGTTAGAGCACTAATTTAACATTAAGCAATCTGGAAATTAGGTATTTGTTATATACAATATGTGTTTTATACTTTCTGTAACTCTgcatatattgaatatttaatagCTTTTAGACAGTTACATTGTCAAGTATTAGAGGGTTCATTAGTCTTGGCACCAAAGGGAAGCTTCAGTATCCTCTGGACCAGCAGGTCTCAGACTATTTGGTCTCAAGACCCCTTTACCATCTTAAAAATTTAGGACCCTAAAAagtgctttttatgttttatacctgtctgtatttaccatattagaatttagaactgagaaaattttaaaatatgttttgattaaatgctctaaaaataataaGCCAATTACATATTAACAAATAACAttgtttatgaaaaataactattttcaaaataatttagtgAAATGAGtgtcatgttttacatttttgcacatCTCTTTAATGTTTGGCTTACTAAAAGTCAACTAAATTCTCATCTGCTTCTTCATTCAACCTGGTGTGATGTGTTTTTCAGGCTGaaggatatgaagaaaatttAGCCTCACACAGATAAGTAGTTGGAAAAGTGTAGGAGTATATGATAGCCTTTTCAAACAGTTGTGAATAGCCTTTGATACTTTACATCAAGTGGTAAATTTCCTTAAAGGTTAGTTGCATTGTGGAACGCTATTACCTGTTAGACCAATGGAGATAtatatccatttttgtttttgtttttggctccAGGATGCATACACACCATCTCTTGCTCATTCCCTCTGATCTCCCCTACTCCCTTGTTCCTCATCTAGCCTTGTTCCCAGCCTTAGACCTAGGACTCCACCCAGTTTATGCACCTCCAGCGGGTGAGGAGgcccattttttttcctatgtctacTCTGCTCTGCCCCTTCTCAGGTCTTTCATGATGTGaagctttgttcttccttctccatGTCCGTTAATGGCAGTTCCCTCCTTTTGATGTTCACACCGAAAACCTTGGTGCTCTCTTTCTTGATTGCTTTCCTTCTCGCACACTTAGATCCAATCTGGCAGTAAATACTATCGGCTTAGCctcaaaatacagagggtgccaaaaatttgtatacacattttaagcaagggaaaaactgtattaaaattgtagtaatatataccaataacaaaagatgaatacaagtcacgtttgacttctgcagttacaagaggtgctcaaagtggttaccatcagcgtccagacacttctgattacggcgaactactgcttgaccaatgttgaccaaagtgtccacttgtatatatttttttggtacccctggtgtTTCCACATCTTATCCTCCCCATCATTATCTCCTGGTTCAAGCCCTCATCATCTCTCACTGAATTGTTACAACAGCCTTCTAGTGGACCTTCTGCTTTTGCTCT
This Rhinolophus sinicus isolate RSC01 linkage group LG10, ASM3656204v1, whole genome shotgun sequence DNA region includes the following protein-coding sequences:
- the LYRM7 gene encoding complex III assembly factor LYRM7 isoform X2, whose protein sequence is MGQAAKVLQLFKTLHRTRQQVFKNDARALEARIKINEEFKSNKSETSPKKIEQTASCLVKEHEYSHGQSQEKLNQSRHPQKCYRHPRQVTETKENECCSNSQLQRELLLN
- the LYRM7 gene encoding complex III assembly factor LYRM7 isoform X1 — protein: MGQAAKVLQLFKTLHRTRQQVFKNDARALEAARIKINEEFKSNKSETSPKKIEQTASCLVKEHEYSHGQSQEKLNQSRHPQKCYRHPRQVTETKENECCSNSQLQRELLLN